The following coding sequences lie in one Listeria ivanovii subsp. londoniensis genomic window:
- the ndk gene encoding nucleoside-diphosphate kinase, with protein sequence MEQTYVMVKPDGVERGLIGDIVARMEKKGIKIVAAKLIQIDRELAEKHYAEHIGKSFFEDLIGFITSGPVFAMVLEGDDVIKTARRMMGKTNPLEADAGTIRADYAVHTNRNVIHGSDSPESAKREIELFFKPEEILTYRKSVDKWI encoded by the coding sequence ATGGTTAAACCGGATGGTGTGGAACGAGGACTTATTGGTGATATTGTAGCAAGAATGGAGAAAAAAGGTATCAAAATAGTAGCGGCAAAGTTAATACAAATCGACCGCGAATTAGCAGAAAAACATTACGCTGAGCATATTGGTAAATCATTTTTCGAAGATTTGATTGGGTTTATCACATCTGGCCCAGTTTTTGCGATGGTTTTAGAAGGCGACGATGTCATTAAAACAGCGCGTCGAATGATGGGAAAAACCAATCCGCTAGAAGCTGACGCGGGAACTATCCGCGCTGATTATGCAGTACATACTAATCGAAATGTCATTCATGGTTCTGATAGCCCTGAAAGTGCCAAACGAGAAATTGAATTATTTTTTAAGCCAGAGGAAATCTTAACTTATCGAAAATCAGTAGATAAATGGATTTAG